Proteins found in one Deinococcus sp. Leaf326 genomic segment:
- the rplK gene encoding 50S ribosomal protein L11 → MKKITGLVKLQLPAGKATPAPPVGPALGQYGANIMEFTKAFNAQTADKGDAIIPVEITIYADRSFTFITKTPPMSYLIRKAAGLQKGSPTPNKAKVGKLDWDQVLEIAKTKMPDLNAGSVEAAAQTVAGTARSMGVTIEGNPHA, encoded by the coding sequence ATGAAGAAGATTACAGGGCTGGTCAAGCTCCAACTCCCGGCGGGCAAGGCCACGCCGGCGCCGCCCGTCGGCCCCGCGCTGGGTCAGTACGGCGCCAACATCATGGAGTTCACGAAGGCGTTCAATGCGCAGACGGCCGACAAGGGTGACGCGATCATCCCCGTCGAGATCACCATCTACGCCGATCGCAGCTTCACGTTCATCACCAAGACCCCTCCCATGAGCTACCTGATCCGTAAGGCCGCCGGCCTGCAGAAGGGCAGCCCGACCCCCAACAAGGCCAAGGTCGGCAAGCTCGACTGGGACCAGGTTCTGGAAATCGCCAAGACCAAGATGCCCGACCTGAACGCGGGCAGCGTCGAAGCCGCCGCACAGACGGTCGCCGGCACCGCCCGCAGCATGGGCGTGACCATCGAGGGGAATCCCCATGCCTAA
- the nusG gene encoding transcription termination/antitermination protein NusG yields the protein MSIEWYAVHTYVGQEDRVQEQLMDRARKLGMFYTKIFQVLQPTEDAVEIQEGGKKVTVKRKLFPGYVFVQMDIEDDDAPGELGESWEVVRGTGGVTGFVGTATRPVPLSQDEVQRLLASVGVAAQPQVEEAPRVKINFKAGDMVRVTSGPFADFSGVVSEVNMSQSKVKVLVSIFGRETPVELDFAQVAR from the coding sequence ATGAGCATCGAGTGGTACGCCGTTCATACGTACGTGGGTCAGGAAGACCGCGTACAGGAACAACTGATGGACCGGGCCAGAAAGCTCGGCATGTTCTACACCAAGATCTTCCAGGTGCTTCAGCCGACCGAGGACGCCGTCGAGATTCAGGAAGGCGGCAAGAAGGTCACCGTCAAGCGCAAGCTGTTTCCCGGTTACGTCTTCGTGCAGATGGACATCGAGGACGACGACGCGCCGGGCGAACTCGGCGAGTCCTGGGAAGTCGTGCGCGGCACCGGCGGCGTGACGGGCTTCGTGGGTACGGCGACGCGCCCCGTCCCGCTTTCACAGGACGAAGTGCAGCGTCTGCTGGCCTCAGTCGGCGTGGCGGCGCAGCCGCAGGTCGAGGAAGCGCCGCGCGTGAAGATCAACTTCAAGGCAGGCGATATGGTCCGCGTGACCAGCGGGCCGTTCGCCGACTTCAGCGGCGTGGTCAGCGAGGTCAACATGTCGCAGTCGAAGGTCAAGGTGCTTGTCAGCATCTTCGGCCGCGAGACGCCGGTCGAACTGGACTTCGCGCAGGTCGCGCGCTGA